From Cannabis sativa cultivar Pink pepper isolate KNU-18-1 chromosome 8, ASM2916894v1, whole genome shotgun sequence, a single genomic window includes:
- the LOC115701272 gene encoding protein BUD31 homolog 2: MPKVKTNRVNYPEGWELIEPTLRELQAKMREAENDPHDGKRKCEALWPIFKIAHQKSRYIFDLYHRRKEISKELFEFCLDQGYADRNLIAKWKKPGYERLCCLRCMQPRDHNFATTCVCRVPKHLREEKVIECVHCGCKGCASGD, from the exons ATGCCTAAAGTCAAAACAAACCGTGTTAATTACCCAGAAGGGTGGGAATTGATTGAACCTACTCTTCGTGAACTACAAGCGAAGATGAGAGAAG CTGAGAATGATCCTCATGATGGCAAGAGAAAGTGCGAGGCTTTGTGGCCTATATTCAAAATTGCTCATCAGAAGAGCAGGTACATTTTTGACCTTTACCATCGGCGAAAGGAGATATCTAAAGAATTGTTTGAGTTCTGCCTTGACCAAGGATATGCTGACCGAAATCTCATTGCCAAATGGAAGAAG CCTGGTTATGAACGCCTCTGCTGCTTAAGGTGCATGCAGCCTCGAGATCATAACTTTGCAACTACGTGTGTTTGTCGAGTGCCGAAACACCTGAGAGAGGAGAAGGTTATAGAGTGTGTTCATTGTGGTTGTAAGGGCTGCGCTAGTGGAGACTGA